The genomic DNA CGCCACCGAGTTCGCGGACGAGGCTCTTGAGCCGCAGGTACTCATCCCCGGGGTCGAGCTCCGGGGCGACCTCGGCGACGGTCTCCACGGGACGACGAGCGTGCGTGGCCGCCCACACCACGTCGGCGTCCAGGCCGTGCAGCCGAGCCCACCGGTCCCACACCCGCCGGTACGCGCGGTGGGAGTCGACGAGGACCCCGTCGACGTCGAACAGCACGAGGCGTTCCGGCGGTTCGGTCCCTGGACGACGGTTCACGATGACCCCCCTGCCTCCCGTACCCGCTGCTCGCACTCGCGGCACAGCCGTTCCACCCTCCGGTTGTCCCCCGAGAACGCGAACCCGGCGACCGCCGACATCACGATCTCGGTGCCGTCCATCCGACGGAGCGCCAGGCTCACGGTGTCGAGGGAGCTGGCCGAGTCCAGCGCCGCCAGCTCGACGGCCGCCACGTCCGTCCAGGGCACCCGGTGGGTGCGGGCGTAGCCGACGTAGACCAGTTCCGTCTGCCCGAGGCGGACGTGGCTGGCCAGCGCCCGGGCCGCCCCGTACAGGCTCCCCGCCAGGACGACCCCACCGATGATCACCCCACCAGGGGTGTGGTCGTCGACCAGGATCGCGAGCGCGACGACCGAGAACACCAGCCAGATCCCCGCCAGCACCCACGACCACGGACCCTTCGTCCACGTCACGGTCGACCATCCTGGCAGCGCGGACTCCGGATGGGCACCGAGCGGACGGGTCTCCGGCACGATGGTCGGGTGCTCCTCGACGACGTGTGGCCGGTGCGCGGCCTCAAGGTGACCGGGCCGGTCGTGCAGCTCGTGGTGCCCGACGAGCAACGGCTGTCCGAACTCGCAGCTCTGGCTGCCGACGGCGTCTACGACCCGCAGAACCAGTACCTGCCGCGGTCCCCGGTGGCGGGGTGGGAGGGAGGAGAACCGCTCGAAGCGCAGCGGTCCTTCCTGCGCTACGTCTGGGCCGCGTCGGCCGACTGGTCACCCACGCGGTGGAACCTGGTGCTCGCCGCCGTGGTGGACGACCGTTGCGTCGGCGTGCAGGAGGTCGGGGCGAAAGACTTCGCGGTGACCCGCACCGTGTCCACCGGTTCATGGCTCGCCCGGGAGCACCAGGGTCGCGGCTACGGCCGGGCGATGCGGGAGGCGGTGCTCACCCTCGCGTTCGACCTCGGCGCGGACCGCGCCGAGTCTGCGGCCTGGAGCCACAACGGACCGTCGTTGGGGGTTTCTCGCGCCCTCGGTTACCGGCCCAACGGCACCACCGTGCGGGTTTGGCGTGGACAGCGACACGAACAGGCCGACCTGGTGCTGCACCGCCGCGACTGGGTCGCGCCGCAGGGAGTGACCCTCAGCGGCCTGAGCGACGACGCACGCCGGTTCCTCGGCGCCCCGAGCCGCACGGACGGGGAGATCTGACGACGGTAGGTTCAGCGGCGTGGACCCCGTCGCAACCGTCCGCGCCCGAGGCCTGCTGCCGGGGTTCCCCAACTCGGCGGACCTGGGCGGCCTCCCCCTCCCCGGCGGCCTTCGGACGCGGTACCGCAGCCTCCTCCGCGCCGACACGCCGGCTCGCCTCCTCCCCGCTGACCGCGCGGCCGTCACGTCGTTCGGCCTCACCGCCGTCGTCGACCTGCGGTCCGAGCACGAAGTCCTGACCCACCCGCACCCGCTGGCGGCCGCGGCCGGGTACCAGTCACTCCCGCTGATCGACCCCGTCGCCGAGTCCCGCGTGGACGTCACGAGGTTCGCGGGTCTGGGCGCGGTCTACGCCAGCAGCCTGCAGCGCAACGCAACGCGAAGAACATCTCAGCGATCTTCCGCGCCCTGGCCTCGACTCCGGCAGGCACGGTCCTGGTCTCGTGCCGTGCGGGACGGGACCGGACCGGCATGGTGGTCGCGCTCCTGCTCGACCTGGCCGGAGTGTCCCGGGACCTCATCGTCGAGGACTACGTGCAGGTGCCGGCCAGGTCGGAACACCGGGTTCCGGACGGAGTCCACATCCGGCAGATGCTCGAGCACGTCACCACGGAGCACGGGTCGACGCGCGGGTACCTGCGGTGGTTGGGCCTGGCGGAGGAGGACGTGACCACGCTCCAGGCTCGACTGCAGCCGTGAGGACGGTCACGCGAACCGGTGCATGAACAGGCGTTCCGGTCGCCCGGCCGAGCCGCGCTCCTCGACCCGCTCGGTCGCCGTCCAACCCAACCGCTCGTAGAGGGCGACCGCCCGCGCGTTGTCGGCGATGACCCACAGCTCACACCGCTCGAATGCCTCCGTCCGCGCGCGGGTTAGTACGCTCTCCAACAACGCCCGCCCCACCCCGGCCCCCCACGCCGTGGGATCGGTGGCCAGGTAGCGGACCTCGAGAACAGGCCCCTGCGGGACCAGCACGCAGAAACCCTCGACCGTCGGTCCGCGCCGGGCCACGAGCAACGACGCACCCGCCTCGCCCAGCGACTGCTGAACGCCGACGAGCTTCTCCGCGAGCGCCGGGACCGCGGGCAGGTGGTCCCGCACAGCGACAGCGCGCGCCCAGACACCGGCGGCTTCGCGCTGGGCGGCGAGGCCGACACCGGGCTCGACGACGAGGGGACGTCTGCGTGGGGCACCCTCCCAGCATGCCGGTTGCCGTCGGCAGCGACGTCGCCGGAACTCCGTTGATCAACTGTGCGCTGGGTAGGTAGAGAGGACGGCATGTCCCGTCTGCTCGTCATCGCTGGACCACCCGGAGCCGCCAAGACGACCGTCAGCACCCTGGTGTCCGCACGTCTGTCACCGAGCGTCCTGCTGCGCGGCGACGCCTTCTTCCGCTTCTTGGACCAAGGCGCCCGGGAGCCGTGGCGTCCCGAGGCGCAGGATCAGAACCGCACGGTGGTCCGGGCCTCCTGGGCGGCGGCCGGGCGGTTCGTCGAGGGTGGGTACGAGGCGGTCTTCGACGGAGTCCTGGGGCCATGGTTCCTCCCGACCTTCCTCGAGGCGACCGGGCTGGAGGCGGTGCACTACGCGGTGCTCCTGCCCAGTGCGGACCGTTGCGTGCGGAACGTGGCCGCGCAGGAGGGCCCACGACCGCGACGAACCCGGAACCCGGTTCATGCACGGACAGTTCGTGCGATCGCGTCTCGACGACCGCCACCTCATCGACCCAGCGGGCTCGCCGGAGGAGGCGGCCGTGACGGTCCTGGGGCGCCTCC from Kineococcus endophyticus includes the following:
- a CDS encoding GNAT family N-acetyltransferase, whose protein sequence is MRDHLPAVPALAEKLVGVQQSLGEAGASLLVARRGPTVEGFCVLVPQGPVLEVRYLATDPTAWGAGVGRALLESVLTRARTEAFERCELWVIADNARAVALYERLGWTATERVEERGSAGRPERLFMHRFA
- a CDS encoding GNAT family N-acetyltransferase, with protein sequence MLLDDVWPVRGLKVTGPVVQLVVPDEQRLSELAALAADGVYDPQNQYLPRSPVAGWEGGEPLEAQRSFLRYVWAASADWSPTRWNLVLAAVVDDRCVGVQEVGAKDFAVTRTVSTGSWLAREHQGRGYGRAMREAVLTLAFDLGADRAESAAWSHNGPSLGVSRALGYRPNGTTVRVWRGQRHEQADLVLHRRDWVAPQGVTLSGLSDDARRFLGAPSRTDGEI